In Coregonus clupeaformis isolate EN_2021a unplaced genomic scaffold, ASM2061545v1 scaf0363, whole genome shotgun sequence, a single window of DNA contains:
- the LOC123484575 gene encoding zinc finger protein 184-like isoform X1, with translation MSKLQSFRAFLNERLTAAAVEIFGAVEQTVVDYQEENDRLRRLLRITPEINRCRIDSLQLSLAVSEEEVLPDQQHCEQEWSPSLGQENPEFPQIKEEQEELRTTQEEEQLQGLEADIIEFKFTPSCVKSECDQEDPLQSLTLPQTQTVENRERDPKQVDLTPFVAVTHLKGLYIPCDPPGNQNNASSHSSAVSSDPVGLDSSPPLDPSPSLGEHCFKPSTMSRKTHRCRDCGEMFVLKTDLQRHVTLPMQRPNECRFCKKRYNSTCKLKAHVRLCRGRKPCTCPICSKTVKLKGDLSKHMRIHTGEKSYSCGYCGKHFNRKGNLTDHIPIHTGEKAFSCGDCGKRFSQKGTLRKHKLTHRGEKPFICGDCGKSFYQKGDLSRHIRTHTGEKLFICGDCGKSFNLKGNLKKHELTHTEDKPFSCDDCGKSFNHKSNLLTHVKNSHKGGKQDEN, from the exons ATGTCTAAACTACAGTCGTTTCGTGCGTTCTTAAACGAGCGTTTAACAGCGGCTGCTGTGGAGATTTTTGGGGCAGTTGAGCAAACGGTAGTGGACTACCAGGAGGAGAATGATCGGCTACGGAGACTGCTGCGGATCACACCGGAGATAAATCGATGCAGAATAG actccctgcagctctctctcgctgtctctgaaGAGGAGGTTCTCCCTGAtcagcagcactgtgagcaggagtggagccccagtctggggcAGGAGAACCCAGAGTTTCcacagattaaagaggaacaAGAGGAACTCAGGACCACTCAGGAAGAAGAGCAGCTTCAAGGGCTTGAGGCTGATATCATAGAGTTCAAATTCACTCCTTCCTGTGTGAAAAGTGAATGTGATCAGGAGGACCCACTTCAGTCCTTGACTCTTCCCCAAACCCAGActgtggagaacagagagagggacccTAAACAAGTGGATCTCACACCTTTTGTTGCTGTGACCCACCTTAAGGGTCTCTACATTCCCTGTGACCCTCCAGGTAATCAAAACAATGCCTCCAGCCACAGCTCAGCTGTAAGCAGTGACCCAGTAGGACTTGACAGCAGCCCACCATTGGATCCCAGCCCATCATTGGGGGAACACTGTTTCAAACCCAGCACCATGTCTAGAAAAACTCACCGCTGCCGTGACTGTGGTGAAATGTTTGTTCTGAAAACGGACTTGCAGAGGCATGTGACTCTCCCCATGCAGAGACCCAATGAATGCCGCTTCTGCAAAAAACGCTACAACTCCACCTGTAAACTGAAGGCCCATGTCCGACTCTGTCGCGGTAGGAAACCCTGCACCTGCCCTATTTGTAGCAAGACCGTCAAACTCAAAGGAGATCTGTCCAAGCACATGAGgattcacacaggggagaaatcaTACAGTTGTGGTTACTGTGGGAAGCACTTCAATCGCAAGGGGAACCTAACCGATCATATTCcgattcacacaggagagaaagcatttagctgtggtgactgcggGAAAAGATTCAGTCAGAAGGGGACCCTAAGGAAGCATAAACTGACTCACagaggagagaaaccatttatcTGTGgagactgtgggaaaagcttctATCAGAAGGGGGACCTAAGTAGGCATATacggactcacacaggagagaaactctTTATCTGTGGTGATTGTGGGAAAAGCTTCAATTTGAAGGGGAACCTAAAGAAGCATGAACTGACTCACACAGAAGATAAACCATTTAGCTGTGATGATTGTGGGAAAAGCTTCAATCACAAGTCTAACTTACTGACGCATgtgaaaaacagccacaaaggAGGAAAACAGGATGAAAACTGA
- the LOC123484575 gene encoding oocyte zinc finger protein XlCOF6.1-like isoform X2 yields the protein MMIWRRLTNRGKDSLQLSLAVSEEEVLPDQQHCEQEWSPSLGQENPEFPQIKEEQEELRTTQEEEQLQGLEADIIEFKFTPSCVKSECDQEDPLQSLTLPQTQTVENRERDPKQVDLTPFVAVTHLKGLYIPCDPPGNQNNASSHSSAVSSDPVGLDSSPPLDPSPSLGEHCFKPSTMSRKTHRCRDCGEMFVLKTDLQRHVTLPMQRPNECRFCKKRYNSTCKLKAHVRLCRGRKPCTCPICSKTVKLKGDLSKHMRIHTGEKSYSCGYCGKHFNRKGNLTDHIPIHTGEKAFSCGDCGKRFSQKGTLRKHKLTHRGEKPFICGDCGKSFYQKGDLSRHIRTHTGEKLFICGDCGKSFNLKGNLKKHELTHTEDKPFSCDDCGKSFNHKSNLLTHVKNSHKGGKQDEN from the exons atgatgatctggaggAGACTgacgaatcgaggcaaag actccctgcagctctctctcgctgtctctgaaGAGGAGGTTCTCCCTGAtcagcagcactgtgagcaggagtggagccccagtctggggcAGGAGAACCCAGAGTTTCcacagattaaagaggaacaAGAGGAACTCAGGACCACTCAGGAAGAAGAGCAGCTTCAAGGGCTTGAGGCTGATATCATAGAGTTCAAATTCACTCCTTCCTGTGTGAAAAGTGAATGTGATCAGGAGGACCCACTTCAGTCCTTGACTCTTCCCCAAACCCAGActgtggagaacagagagagggacccTAAACAAGTGGATCTCACACCTTTTGTTGCTGTGACCCACCTTAAGGGTCTCTACATTCCCTGTGACCCTCCAGGTAATCAAAACAATGCCTCCAGCCACAGCTCAGCTGTAAGCAGTGACCCAGTAGGACTTGACAGCAGCCCACCATTGGATCCCAGCCCATCATTGGGGGAACACTGTTTCAAACCCAGCACCATGTCTAGAAAAACTCACCGCTGCCGTGACTGTGGTGAAATGTTTGTTCTGAAAACGGACTTGCAGAGGCATGTGACTCTCCCCATGCAGAGACCCAATGAATGCCGCTTCTGCAAAAAACGCTACAACTCCACCTGTAAACTGAAGGCCCATGTCCGACTCTGTCGCGGTAGGAAACCCTGCACCTGCCCTATTTGTAGCAAGACCGTCAAACTCAAAGGAGATCTGTCCAAGCACATGAGgattcacacaggggagaaatcaTACAGTTGTGGTTACTGTGGGAAGCACTTCAATCGCAAGGGGAACCTAACCGATCATATTCcgattcacacaggagagaaagcatttagctgtggtgactgcggGAAAAGATTCAGTCAGAAGGGGACCCTAAGGAAGCATAAACTGACTCACagaggagagaaaccatttatcTGTGgagactgtgggaaaagcttctATCAGAAGGGGGACCTAAGTAGGCATATacggactcacacaggagagaaactctTTATCTGTGGTGATTGTGGGAAAAGCTTCAATTTGAAGGGGAACCTAAAGAAGCATGAACTGACTCACACAGAAGATAAACCATTTAGCTGTGATGATTGTGGGAAAAGCTTCAATCACAAGTCTAACTTACTGACGCATgtgaaaaacagccacaaaggAGGAAAACAGGATGAAAACTGA
- the LOC123484573 gene encoding gastrula zinc finger protein XlCGF57.1-like isoform X1, translating to MSKLQSFRVFLNERLTAAALEVFGAVEQTVVEYQEENDRLRRLLRITPEIQLCRIDSLQLSLAVSEEEVLPDQQHCEQEWSPSLGQENPELPQIKEEQEELRTTQEEEQLQGLEADIKFTPSCMKSECDQEDPLQSLTLPQTQTVENRERDPKQVDLTPFVTVTHLKGLYIPCDPPDNQNNASSHSSAVSSDPVGLDSSPPLDPSPSLNPNPSMEEHCSKPSTTSRKPHRCRDCGEMFTLKAEMQRHVTLYKKRLCECRFCRKSCNSTCKLKAHVRLCHSGKPCTCPVCGKTFKLKGDLSKHMRIHTGVGEKPFSCGDCGKSFIHRWNLRNHMLTHTGEKPFSCVDCGKSFNLKGNLRKHKLTHTGEKPFSCGDCGKSFNQKGNLRNHKRTHTGEKPFICGDCGKSFTQKGNLRNHKRTHTGEKPFSCDDCGKSFNQKGSLKKHTLTHTGEKPFICGDCGKSFNQKGSLKKHSLTHTGDKSFICGDCGKSFTQKSNLLIHVKNIHKGGKRDET from the exons ATGTCTAAACTACAGTCGTTTCGTGTGTTTTTAAATGAGCGTTTAACGGCAGCTGCTCTGGAGGTTTTTGGGGCAGTTGAGCAAACGGTAGTGGAGTACCAGGAGGAGAATGATCGGCTTCGGAGGTTGCTGAGGATCACACCGGAGATACAACTATGTAGAATAG actccctgcagctctctctcgctgtctctgaaGAGGAGGTTCTCCCTGAtcagcagcactgtgagcaggagtggagccccagtctggggcAGGAGAACCCAGAGCTTCcacagattaaagaggaacaggaggaactcAGGACCACTCAGGAAGAAGAGCAGCTTCAAGGGCTGGAGGCTGATATCAAATTCACTCCTTCCTGTATGAAAAGTGAATGTGATCAGGAGGACCCACTTCAGTCCTTGACTCTTCCCCAAACCCAGActgtggagaacagagagagggacccTAAACAAGTGGATCTCACACCTTTTGTTACTGTGACCCACCTGAAGGGTCTCTACATTCCCTGTGACCCTCCAGATAATCAAAACAATGCCTCCAGCCACAGCTCAGCTGTAAGCAGTGACCCAGTAGGACTTGACAGCAGCCCACCATTGGATCCCAGCCCATCATTGAATCCAAACCCATCAATGGAGGAACACTGTTCCAAACCCAGTACCACGTCTAGAAAACCTCACCGCTGCCGTGACTGTGGCGAAATGTTTACTCTGAAAGCTGAAATGCAGAGGCATGTGACTCTCTACAAGAAGAGACTCTGCGAATGCCGCTTCTGCAGAAAAAGCTGCAACTCCACCTGTAAACTAAAGGCCCATGTCCGCCTCTGTCACAGTGGCAAACCCTGCACCTGCCCTGTTTGTGGCAAGACCTTCAAACTCAAAGGGGATCTGTCCAAGCACATGAGGATTCACACAGGAGTgggagagaaaccatttagctgtggagactgtgggaaaagcttcatTCATAGGTGGAACCTAAGGAACCATATgctgactcacacaggagagaaaccatttagctgtgttgactgtgggaaaagcttcaatTTGAAGGGGAACCTAAGGAAGCATaaactgactcacacaggagagaaaccatttagctgtggtgactgtgggaaaagcttcaatCAGAAGGGGAACCTAAGGAACCATAAacggactcacacaggagagaaaccatttatctgtggtgactgtgggaaaagcttcacTCAGAAGGGGAACCTAAGGAACCATAAacggactcacacaggagagaaaccatttagctgtgatgactgtgggaaaagcttcaatCAGAAGGGGTCCCTAAAGAAGCATACACttactcacacaggagagaaaccatttatcTGTGgagactgtgggaaaagcttcaatCAGAAGGGGTCCCTAAAGAAGCATTCACTTACTCACACAGGAGATAAATCATTTatctgtggtgactgtgggaaaagcttcacTCAAAAGTCCAACTTACTGATCCATGTGAAAAACATCCACAAAGGAGGAAAACGGGATGAAACATGA
- the LOC123484573 gene encoding zinc finger protein OZF-like isoform X2 produces MGNFTKQLNQRTTDSLQLSLAVSEEEVLPDQQHCEQEWSPSLGQENPELPQIKEEQEELRTTQEEEQLQGLEADIKFTPSCMKSECDQEDPLQSLTLPQTQTVENRERDPKQVDLTPFVTVTHLKGLYIPCDPPDNQNNASSHSSAVSSDPVGLDSSPPLDPSPSLNPNPSMEEHCSKPSTTSRKPHRCRDCGEMFTLKAEMQRHVTLYKKRLCECRFCRKSCNSTCKLKAHVRLCHSGKPCTCPVCGKTFKLKGDLSKHMRIHTGVGEKPFSCGDCGKSFIHRWNLRNHMLTHTGEKPFSCVDCGKSFNLKGNLRKHKLTHTGEKPFSCGDCGKSFNQKGNLRNHKRTHTGEKPFICGDCGKSFTQKGNLRNHKRTHTGEKPFSCDDCGKSFNQKGSLKKHTLTHTGEKPFICGDCGKSFNQKGSLKKHSLTHTGDKSFICGDCGKSFTQKSNLLIHVKNIHKGGKRDET; encoded by the exons ATGGGTAACTTTACCAAACA ACTAAATCAGCGGACAACAG actccctgcagctctctctcgctgtctctgaaGAGGAGGTTCTCCCTGAtcagcagcactgtgagcaggagtggagccccagtctggggcAGGAGAACCCAGAGCTTCcacagattaaagaggaacaggaggaactcAGGACCACTCAGGAAGAAGAGCAGCTTCAAGGGCTGGAGGCTGATATCAAATTCACTCCTTCCTGTATGAAAAGTGAATGTGATCAGGAGGACCCACTTCAGTCCTTGACTCTTCCCCAAACCCAGActgtggagaacagagagagggacccTAAACAAGTGGATCTCACACCTTTTGTTACTGTGACCCACCTGAAGGGTCTCTACATTCCCTGTGACCCTCCAGATAATCAAAACAATGCCTCCAGCCACAGCTCAGCTGTAAGCAGTGACCCAGTAGGACTTGACAGCAGCCCACCATTGGATCCCAGCCCATCATTGAATCCAAACCCATCAATGGAGGAACACTGTTCCAAACCCAGTACCACGTCTAGAAAACCTCACCGCTGCCGTGACTGTGGCGAAATGTTTACTCTGAAAGCTGAAATGCAGAGGCATGTGACTCTCTACAAGAAGAGACTCTGCGAATGCCGCTTCTGCAGAAAAAGCTGCAACTCCACCTGTAAACTAAAGGCCCATGTCCGCCTCTGTCACAGTGGCAAACCCTGCACCTGCCCTGTTTGTGGCAAGACCTTCAAACTCAAAGGGGATCTGTCCAAGCACATGAGGATTCACACAGGAGTgggagagaaaccatttagctgtggagactgtgggaaaagcttcatTCATAGGTGGAACCTAAGGAACCATATgctgactcacacaggagagaaaccatttagctgtgttgactgtgggaaaagcttcaatTTGAAGGGGAACCTAAGGAAGCATaaactgactcacacaggagagaaaccatttagctgtggtgactgtgggaaaagcttcaatCAGAAGGGGAACCTAAGGAACCATAAacggactcacacaggagagaaaccatttatctgtggtgactgtgggaaaagcttcacTCAGAAGGGGAACCTAAGGAACCATAAacggactcacacaggagagaaaccatttagctgtgatgactgtgggaaaagcttcaatCAGAAGGGGTCCCTAAAGAAGCATACACttactcacacaggagagaaaccatttatcTGTGgagactgtgggaaaagcttcaatCAGAAGGGGTCCCTAAAGAAGCATTCACTTACTCACACAGGAGATAAATCATTTatctgtggtgactgtgggaaaagcttcacTCAAAAGTCCAACTTACTGATCCATGTGAAAAACATCCACAAAGGAGGAAAACGGGATGAAACATGA